In a single window of the Etheostoma spectabile isolate EspeVRDwgs_2016 chromosome 3, UIUC_Espe_1.0, whole genome shotgun sequence genome:
- the LOC116671277 gene encoding periostin isoform X2 has protein sequence MKLLFVAAFALFVFSTFDEVESSAYDKIVAHSRIRARKEGPNVCTLQQVMGTKKKYFSTCRNWYQGAICGKKATVLYECCPGYMKLEGMRGCPAVAPIDHVYGTLGLVKATSTQKYSDVSKLRPEIEGPGSFTFFAPSNEAWELLDEESRNALVSNVNIELYNALHYHMANKRLLTKDLKNGMTVTSMYNDLGLQINHYSNGVVTVNCARIIYGNQVSTNGVVHVIDRVISAVGNTIQDVIEVDDDLTTLSDVAQTAGFLEKLGQPGHYTLFAPTNEAFESLGSEVLERIQGDKEVLKALLNFHLLNSVQCSEAIMSGTSHETLEGNNIEIGCDGESLTVNGIKMVRKKDIVTTNGVIHLIDQVLMPDSAKQVMELVGNTQSTFGDMVSELGLSTDMRSDAEYTLLAPLNTVFNDEVMSMDQSLLRIILQNHILKNKIVLGQLFNGQRLETIGGKFLRVFIYRTAVCIENSCLLRGSKEGSNGALHLMRTLLKPAEKNMYEILRGNGGFKIFLSLMESAGLTDLLKQAGDFTLFAPSDKAFAGMSSSDLSLLKSDINALRTILLYHISNGIFIGGGLETGVTNLLKSLQSSNLKVLSANNSMLVNSVQVPESDIMATNGVVHFINHVLYPGDIPVGSQDFLMLLKRLITYMQIKYISGFRYQEIPLTFMKTITRVVQQAPDVTKVTRVIQGEPSFTKVTRVIEGEPSITKVTRVIEGKPSVTKVTRVIEGQPSITKVTRVIEGQPSISKVTRVIEGEPSITKVTRVIDGPQFSISSGTTNIALDGTDLSDIEGDADRLTKVIRGSTRRTSSRRVVAGNRRRVRD, from the exons ATGAAGCTCCTTTTCGTAGCTGCCTTTGCACTCTTTGTGTTCTCCACCTTTGACGAGGTTGAGTCTTCAGCTTATGACAAAATTGTCGCCCACAGTCGCATCAGGGCAAGAAAAGAAGG ACCCAATGTCTGCACGCTCCAGCAGGTCATGGGGACCAAGAAGAAGTACTTTAGCACTTGTCGTAACTGGTACCAAGGGGCCATCTGTGGAAAGAAAGC GACTGTGCTTTATGAGTGCTGCCCTGGGTACATGAAGCTGGAAGGCATGCGTGGTTGCCCTGCAG TGGCCCCGATTGATCATGTGTATGGCACTTTGGGTCTGGTGAAGGCCACCTCAACCCAAAAATACTCTGACGTTTCGAAGCTAAGGCCTGAGATTGAGGGACCTGGATCTTTCACCTTCTTTGCCCCTAGCAACGAAGCCTGGGAGCTTTTGGACGAA GAGTCCAGGAATGCACTGGTCAGCAATGTCAACATTGAACTGTACAACGCCCTGCATTATCACATGGCCAACAAACGCCTCTTGACCAAAGATTTAAAGAATGGAATGACAGTCACCTCCATGTACAACGACCTGGGTCTTCAAATCAACCATTACTCCAACGGG GTGGTGACTGTGAACTGTGCCAGGATTATCTATGGCAACCAGGTTTCCACCAATGGAGTTGTGCATGTCATTGACCGCGTAATCAGCGCTGTTGGAAACACAATCCAGGATGTCATTGAGGTTGACGATGACCTGACAACTCTGAGT GATGTGGCCCAAACCGCTGGATTCCTGGAGAAGCTGGGTCAGCCAGGACATTACACTCTCTTCGCCCCCACCAACGAAGCCTTTGAGAGTCTGGGCAGCGAAGTCTTGGAGAGAATTCAGGGCGACAAGGAGGTCCTCAAAG cTCTCCTGAATTTCCACCTCCTGAACTCAGTCCAATGCTCGGAGGCCATCATGTCTGGCACCTCTCATGAGACCCTGGAGGGCAACAACATCGAGATCGGCTGTGATGGCGAAAGTTTAACAGTCAACGGCATCAAGATGGTGCGCAAGAAGGACATTGTCACTACCAACGGTGTCATCCACCTTATTGACCAAGTGCTCATGCCAGACTCAG CTAAGCAGGTGATGGAACTGGTGGGAAACACCCAGTCGACCTTTGGTGACATGGTGTCTGAGCTGGGCCTGTCTACGGACATGAGATCAGACGCCGAGTACACTTTGCTGGCTCCCCTCAACACCGTCTTTAATG ATGAAGTGATGTCCATGGATCAGAGCCTGCTCAGGATTATCCTGCAGAACCACATCTTGAAGAATAAGATTGTCCTGGGACAGCTGTTTAACGGCCAGCGGCTGGAGACCATTGGAGGAAAATTTCTGAGGGTCTTCATCTACCGTACA GCTGTGTGCATTGAGAATTCCTGTCTGTTGAGAGGCAGTAAAGAAGGAAGCAACGGGGCCCTTCATCTCATGAGAACCCTGTTGAAACCGgcggaaaaaaacatgtatgagATTTTGAGAGGAAATGGCGGTTTCAA GATCTTTTTGTCTCTTATGGAAAGTGCTGGTTTGACTGACCTGCTGAAACAGGCGGGAGACTTTACTCTGTTCGCCCCGAGCGATAAGGCGTTCGCTGGAATGAGCAGCAGTGATTTGTCCTTGTTGAAGA GTGACATAAATGCTCTCAGAACAATTCTCTTGTATCACATCAGTAACGGTATCTTCATTGGTGGAGGTCTGGAGACTGGGGTGACAAACCTTCTCAAGTCTCTTCAAAGCAGCAACCTCAAAGTGTTGTCT GCAAATAACTCAATGCTAGTAAACTCTGTCCAAGTCCCTGAATCTGATATCATGGCCACAAATGGAGTCGTTCACTTCATCAACCACGTTTTGTATCCCGGAG ATATCCCTGTTGGAAGCCAGGATTTCCTCATGCTGTTGAAGAGGCTCATCACTTACATGCAGATCAAG tacatttcgGGATTCAGATATCAGGAAATTCCCCTCACATTTATGA AGACGATCACTCGTGTCGTCCAGCAAG CTCCTGATGTAACCAAAGTCACGAGGGTTATACAAGGGGAGCCCAGTTTTACCAAGGTTACCAGGGTCATTGAGGGGGAACCATCCATCACTAAGGTTACCAGGGTCATTGAGGGTAAACCCTCCGTCACTAAGGTTACCAGGGTCATTGAGGGTCAACCTTCCATCACAAAGGTCACCAGGGTCATTGAGGGTCAACCTTCTATCTCAAAGGTCACCAGGGTCATTGAGGGTGAACCCTCCATCACCAAAGTTACCAGGGTCATTGACG GCCCACAGTTCTCAATCAGCAGTGGCACCACCAACATCGCCCTGGACG GAACTGACCTTTCCGACATTGAAGGGGATGCTGACAGACTTACCAAAGTGATCCGAG GCAGTACAAGAAGAACCTCTTCCCGGAGAGTTGTAG CTGGCAACAGGAGAAGGGTAAGGGACTGA
- the LOC116671277 gene encoding periostin isoform X1: protein MKLLFVAAFALFVFSTFDEVESSAYDKIVAHSRIRARKEGPNVCTLQQVMGTKKKYFSTCRNWYQGAICGKKATVLYECCPGYMKLEGMRGCPAVAPIDHVYGTLGLVKATSTQKYSDVSKLRPEIEGPGSFTFFAPSNEAWELLDEESRNALVSNVNIELYNALHYHMANKRLLTKDLKNGMTVTSMYNDLGLQINHYSNGVVTVNCARIIYGNQVSTNGVVHVIDRVISAVGNTIQDVIEVDDDLTTLSDVAQTAGFLEKLGQPGHYTLFAPTNEAFESLGSEVLERIQGDKEVLKALLNFHLLNSVQCSEAIMSGTSHETLEGNNIEIGCDGESLTVNGIKMVRKKDIVTTNGVIHLIDQVLMPDSAKQVMELVGNTQSTFGDMVSELGLSTDMRSDAEYTLLAPLNTVFNDEVMSMDQSLLRIILQNHILKNKIVLGQLFNGQRLETIGGKFLRVFIYRTAVCIENSCLLRGSKEGSNGALHLMRTLLKPAEKNMYEILRGNGGFKIFLSLMESAGLTDLLKQAGDFTLFAPSDKAFAGMSSSDLSLLKSDINALRTILLYHISNGIFIGGGLETGVTNLLKSLQSSNLKVLSANNSMLVNSVQVPESDIMATNGVVHFINHVLYPGDIPVGSQDFLMLLKRLITYMQIKYISGFRYQEIPLTFMKTITRVVQQAPDVTKVTRVIQGEPSFTKVTRVIEGEPSITKVTRVIEGKPSVTKVTRVIEGQPSITKVTRVIEGQPSISKVTRVIEGEPSITKVTRVIDGPQFSISSGTTNIALDGTDLSDIEGDADRLTKVIREGSTRRTSSRRVVAGNRRRVRD from the exons ATGAAGCTCCTTTTCGTAGCTGCCTTTGCACTCTTTGTGTTCTCCACCTTTGACGAGGTTGAGTCTTCAGCTTATGACAAAATTGTCGCCCACAGTCGCATCAGGGCAAGAAAAGAAGG ACCCAATGTCTGCACGCTCCAGCAGGTCATGGGGACCAAGAAGAAGTACTTTAGCACTTGTCGTAACTGGTACCAAGGGGCCATCTGTGGAAAGAAAGC GACTGTGCTTTATGAGTGCTGCCCTGGGTACATGAAGCTGGAAGGCATGCGTGGTTGCCCTGCAG TGGCCCCGATTGATCATGTGTATGGCACTTTGGGTCTGGTGAAGGCCACCTCAACCCAAAAATACTCTGACGTTTCGAAGCTAAGGCCTGAGATTGAGGGACCTGGATCTTTCACCTTCTTTGCCCCTAGCAACGAAGCCTGGGAGCTTTTGGACGAA GAGTCCAGGAATGCACTGGTCAGCAATGTCAACATTGAACTGTACAACGCCCTGCATTATCACATGGCCAACAAACGCCTCTTGACCAAAGATTTAAAGAATGGAATGACAGTCACCTCCATGTACAACGACCTGGGTCTTCAAATCAACCATTACTCCAACGGG GTGGTGACTGTGAACTGTGCCAGGATTATCTATGGCAACCAGGTTTCCACCAATGGAGTTGTGCATGTCATTGACCGCGTAATCAGCGCTGTTGGAAACACAATCCAGGATGTCATTGAGGTTGACGATGACCTGACAACTCTGAGT GATGTGGCCCAAACCGCTGGATTCCTGGAGAAGCTGGGTCAGCCAGGACATTACACTCTCTTCGCCCCCACCAACGAAGCCTTTGAGAGTCTGGGCAGCGAAGTCTTGGAGAGAATTCAGGGCGACAAGGAGGTCCTCAAAG cTCTCCTGAATTTCCACCTCCTGAACTCAGTCCAATGCTCGGAGGCCATCATGTCTGGCACCTCTCATGAGACCCTGGAGGGCAACAACATCGAGATCGGCTGTGATGGCGAAAGTTTAACAGTCAACGGCATCAAGATGGTGCGCAAGAAGGACATTGTCACTACCAACGGTGTCATCCACCTTATTGACCAAGTGCTCATGCCAGACTCAG CTAAGCAGGTGATGGAACTGGTGGGAAACACCCAGTCGACCTTTGGTGACATGGTGTCTGAGCTGGGCCTGTCTACGGACATGAGATCAGACGCCGAGTACACTTTGCTGGCTCCCCTCAACACCGTCTTTAATG ATGAAGTGATGTCCATGGATCAGAGCCTGCTCAGGATTATCCTGCAGAACCACATCTTGAAGAATAAGATTGTCCTGGGACAGCTGTTTAACGGCCAGCGGCTGGAGACCATTGGAGGAAAATTTCTGAGGGTCTTCATCTACCGTACA GCTGTGTGCATTGAGAATTCCTGTCTGTTGAGAGGCAGTAAAGAAGGAAGCAACGGGGCCCTTCATCTCATGAGAACCCTGTTGAAACCGgcggaaaaaaacatgtatgagATTTTGAGAGGAAATGGCGGTTTCAA GATCTTTTTGTCTCTTATGGAAAGTGCTGGTTTGACTGACCTGCTGAAACAGGCGGGAGACTTTACTCTGTTCGCCCCGAGCGATAAGGCGTTCGCTGGAATGAGCAGCAGTGATTTGTCCTTGTTGAAGA GTGACATAAATGCTCTCAGAACAATTCTCTTGTATCACATCAGTAACGGTATCTTCATTGGTGGAGGTCTGGAGACTGGGGTGACAAACCTTCTCAAGTCTCTTCAAAGCAGCAACCTCAAAGTGTTGTCT GCAAATAACTCAATGCTAGTAAACTCTGTCCAAGTCCCTGAATCTGATATCATGGCCACAAATGGAGTCGTTCACTTCATCAACCACGTTTTGTATCCCGGAG ATATCCCTGTTGGAAGCCAGGATTTCCTCATGCTGTTGAAGAGGCTCATCACTTACATGCAGATCAAG tacatttcgGGATTCAGATATCAGGAAATTCCCCTCACATTTATGA AGACGATCACTCGTGTCGTCCAGCAAG CTCCTGATGTAACCAAAGTCACGAGGGTTATACAAGGGGAGCCCAGTTTTACCAAGGTTACCAGGGTCATTGAGGGGGAACCATCCATCACTAAGGTTACCAGGGTCATTGAGGGTAAACCCTCCGTCACTAAGGTTACCAGGGTCATTGAGGGTCAACCTTCCATCACAAAGGTCACCAGGGTCATTGAGGGTCAACCTTCTATCTCAAAGGTCACCAGGGTCATTGAGGGTGAACCCTCCATCACCAAAGTTACCAGGGTCATTGACG GCCCACAGTTCTCAATCAGCAGTGGCACCACCAACATCGCCCTGGACG GAACTGACCTTTCCGACATTGAAGGGGATGCTGACAGACTTACCAAAGTGATCCGAG AAGGCAGTACAAGAAGAACCTCTTCCCGGAGAGTTGTAG CTGGCAACAGGAGAAGGGTAAGGGACTGA
- the LOC116671277 gene encoding periostin isoform X3, translating to MKLLFVAAFALFVFSTFDEVESSAYDKIVAHSRIRARKEGPNVCTLQQVMGTKKKYFSTCRNWYQGAICGKKATVLYECCPGYMKLEGMRGCPAVAPIDHVYGTLGLVKATSTQKYSDVSKLRPEIEGPGSFTFFAPSNEAWELLDEESRNALVSNVNIELYNALHYHMANKRLLTKDLKNGMTVTSMYNDLGLQINHYSNGVVTVNCARIIYGNQVSTNGVVHVIDRVISAVGNTIQDVIEVDDDLTTLSDVAQTAGFLEKLGQPGHYTLFAPTNEAFESLGSEVLERIQGDKEVLKALLNFHLLNSVQCSEAIMSGTSHETLEGNNIEIGCDGESLTVNGIKMVRKKDIVTTNGVIHLIDQVLMPDSAKQVMELVGNTQSTFGDMVSELGLSTDMRSDAEYTLLAPLNTVFNDEVMSMDQSLLRIILQNHILKNKIVLGQLFNGQRLETIGGKFLRVFIYRTAVCIENSCLLRGSKEGSNGALHLMRTLLKPAEKNMYEILRGNGGFKIFLSLMESAGLTDLLKQAGDFTLFAPSDKAFAGMSSSDLSLLKSDINALRTILLYHISNGIFIGGGLETGVTNLLKSLQSSNLKVLSANNSMLVNSVQVPESDIMATNGVVHFINHVLYPGDIPVGSQDFLMLLKRLITYMQIKYISGFRYQEIPLTFMKTITRVVQQAPDVTKVTRVIQGEPSFTKVTRVIEGEPSITKVTRVIEGKPSVTKVTRVIEGQPSITKVTRVIEGQPSISKVTRVIEGEPSITKVTRVIDGPQFSISSGTTNIALDGTDLSDIEGDADRLTKVIRAGNRRRVRD from the exons ATGAAGCTCCTTTTCGTAGCTGCCTTTGCACTCTTTGTGTTCTCCACCTTTGACGAGGTTGAGTCTTCAGCTTATGACAAAATTGTCGCCCACAGTCGCATCAGGGCAAGAAAAGAAGG ACCCAATGTCTGCACGCTCCAGCAGGTCATGGGGACCAAGAAGAAGTACTTTAGCACTTGTCGTAACTGGTACCAAGGGGCCATCTGTGGAAAGAAAGC GACTGTGCTTTATGAGTGCTGCCCTGGGTACATGAAGCTGGAAGGCATGCGTGGTTGCCCTGCAG TGGCCCCGATTGATCATGTGTATGGCACTTTGGGTCTGGTGAAGGCCACCTCAACCCAAAAATACTCTGACGTTTCGAAGCTAAGGCCTGAGATTGAGGGACCTGGATCTTTCACCTTCTTTGCCCCTAGCAACGAAGCCTGGGAGCTTTTGGACGAA GAGTCCAGGAATGCACTGGTCAGCAATGTCAACATTGAACTGTACAACGCCCTGCATTATCACATGGCCAACAAACGCCTCTTGACCAAAGATTTAAAGAATGGAATGACAGTCACCTCCATGTACAACGACCTGGGTCTTCAAATCAACCATTACTCCAACGGG GTGGTGACTGTGAACTGTGCCAGGATTATCTATGGCAACCAGGTTTCCACCAATGGAGTTGTGCATGTCATTGACCGCGTAATCAGCGCTGTTGGAAACACAATCCAGGATGTCATTGAGGTTGACGATGACCTGACAACTCTGAGT GATGTGGCCCAAACCGCTGGATTCCTGGAGAAGCTGGGTCAGCCAGGACATTACACTCTCTTCGCCCCCACCAACGAAGCCTTTGAGAGTCTGGGCAGCGAAGTCTTGGAGAGAATTCAGGGCGACAAGGAGGTCCTCAAAG cTCTCCTGAATTTCCACCTCCTGAACTCAGTCCAATGCTCGGAGGCCATCATGTCTGGCACCTCTCATGAGACCCTGGAGGGCAACAACATCGAGATCGGCTGTGATGGCGAAAGTTTAACAGTCAACGGCATCAAGATGGTGCGCAAGAAGGACATTGTCACTACCAACGGTGTCATCCACCTTATTGACCAAGTGCTCATGCCAGACTCAG CTAAGCAGGTGATGGAACTGGTGGGAAACACCCAGTCGACCTTTGGTGACATGGTGTCTGAGCTGGGCCTGTCTACGGACATGAGATCAGACGCCGAGTACACTTTGCTGGCTCCCCTCAACACCGTCTTTAATG ATGAAGTGATGTCCATGGATCAGAGCCTGCTCAGGATTATCCTGCAGAACCACATCTTGAAGAATAAGATTGTCCTGGGACAGCTGTTTAACGGCCAGCGGCTGGAGACCATTGGAGGAAAATTTCTGAGGGTCTTCATCTACCGTACA GCTGTGTGCATTGAGAATTCCTGTCTGTTGAGAGGCAGTAAAGAAGGAAGCAACGGGGCCCTTCATCTCATGAGAACCCTGTTGAAACCGgcggaaaaaaacatgtatgagATTTTGAGAGGAAATGGCGGTTTCAA GATCTTTTTGTCTCTTATGGAAAGTGCTGGTTTGACTGACCTGCTGAAACAGGCGGGAGACTTTACTCTGTTCGCCCCGAGCGATAAGGCGTTCGCTGGAATGAGCAGCAGTGATTTGTCCTTGTTGAAGA GTGACATAAATGCTCTCAGAACAATTCTCTTGTATCACATCAGTAACGGTATCTTCATTGGTGGAGGTCTGGAGACTGGGGTGACAAACCTTCTCAAGTCTCTTCAAAGCAGCAACCTCAAAGTGTTGTCT GCAAATAACTCAATGCTAGTAAACTCTGTCCAAGTCCCTGAATCTGATATCATGGCCACAAATGGAGTCGTTCACTTCATCAACCACGTTTTGTATCCCGGAG ATATCCCTGTTGGAAGCCAGGATTTCCTCATGCTGTTGAAGAGGCTCATCACTTACATGCAGATCAAG tacatttcgGGATTCAGATATCAGGAAATTCCCCTCACATTTATGA AGACGATCACTCGTGTCGTCCAGCAAG CTCCTGATGTAACCAAAGTCACGAGGGTTATACAAGGGGAGCCCAGTTTTACCAAGGTTACCAGGGTCATTGAGGGGGAACCATCCATCACTAAGGTTACCAGGGTCATTGAGGGTAAACCCTCCGTCACTAAGGTTACCAGGGTCATTGAGGGTCAACCTTCCATCACAAAGGTCACCAGGGTCATTGAGGGTCAACCTTCTATCTCAAAGGTCACCAGGGTCATTGAGGGTGAACCCTCCATCACCAAAGTTACCAGGGTCATTGACG GCCCACAGTTCTCAATCAGCAGTGGCACCACCAACATCGCCCTGGACG GAACTGACCTTTCCGACATTGAAGGGGATGCTGACAGACTTACCAAAGTGATCCGAG CTGGCAACAGGAGAAGGGTAAGGGACTGA